One stretch of Streptomyces sp. A2-16 DNA includes these proteins:
- a CDS encoding TcmI family type II polyketide cyclase encodes MHSTLIVARMAPEAAGDVARVFGAFDETEMPHLMGTRRRQLFSYRGLYFHLQDFVSDDGGERIEDAKLDPRFVRISEDLKPHIQAYDPATWRSPADAMATRFYRWEASE; translated from the coding sequence ATGCACAGCACACTGATCGTGGCCCGGATGGCCCCCGAGGCCGCCGGCGACGTCGCCCGTGTCTTCGGGGCGTTCGACGAGACGGAGATGCCGCATCTGATGGGCACCCGTCGTCGTCAGTTGTTCTCATACCGCGGCCTCTACTTCCATCTCCAGGACTTCGTCTCCGACGACGGAGGTGAGCGCATCGAGGACGCCAAGCTGGACCCGCGCTTCGTTCGGATCAGCGAGGACCTCAAGCCCCACATCCAGGCCTACGACCCGGCCACCTGGCGCTCGCCCGCCGACGCCATGGCGACGCGCTTCTACCGGTGGGAGGCGTCGGAATGA
- a CDS encoding acyl carrier protein — MQFTLDDLKRILLESAGADESVDLDGDILDLTFDALGYESLALLETGSRIEREYGITLDESALADATTPRQLLDVVTTQLAATAA, encoded by the coding sequence GTGCAGTTCACCCTGGACGATCTGAAGCGGATCCTGCTGGAAAGCGCCGGCGCGGACGAGAGCGTCGACCTCGACGGCGACATACTCGATCTCACCTTCGACGCGTTGGGCTACGAATCGCTGGCCCTGCTGGAGACCGGCAGCCGCATCGAGCGCGAGTACGGCATCACGCTGGACGAGTCGGCGCTCGCCGACGCCACCACCCCGCGGCAGCTGCTGGACGTCGTCACCACGCAGCTCGCCGCGACGGCCGCCTGA
- a CDS encoding acyl-CoA carboxylase epsilon subunit, giving the protein MDTVRQQTAQPGPVIRVIKGHAGAEELAALTAALLLRAGADTEPTAARGHRPATWRRLERALNHRGARSWREEAAPRMEPKTAARA; this is encoded by the coding sequence ATGGACACCGTACGGCAGCAGACAGCGCAACCCGGTCCCGTCATCCGCGTCATCAAGGGCCACGCCGGAGCCGAGGAGCTCGCCGCGCTCACCGCGGCCCTCCTGCTCCGGGCCGGTGCCGACACCGAGCCCACGGCGGCGCGCGGACACCGGCCCGCCACCTGGCGCCGGCTGGAACGCGCGCTGAATCACCGGGGCGCCCGCAGCTGGCGCGAGGAGGCGGCCCCGCGCATGGAGCCGAAGACAGCGGCCAGGGCGTGA
- the fabG gene encoding 3-oxoacyl-ACP reductase FabG, with product MPQQDQRVALVTGATSGIGLAVAKALAAQGARVYLGARNAENVATTVKQLREQGHTVEGSTLDVRSGAEVRTFVQAAVDRWGPVDILVNNAGRSGGGVTADIDDELWDDVVDTNLNSVFRMTREVLNTGGMRGREWGRIVNIASTAGKQGVVLGAPYSASKHGVVGFTKALGNELAPTGITVNAVCPGYVETPMAQRVRQGYASAYDTTEEAILDKFQAKIPLGRYSTPEEVAGLVAYLASDTAASITSQALNVCGGLGNF from the coding sequence ATGCCTCAGCAGGACCAACGAGTCGCCCTCGTCACCGGAGCCACCAGCGGCATCGGCCTGGCCGTCGCCAAGGCCCTGGCCGCCCAGGGGGCCCGGGTGTATCTCGGCGCCCGCAACGCGGAGAACGTCGCCACCACCGTCAAGCAGCTGCGCGAGCAGGGCCACACCGTCGAGGGCAGCACGCTGGACGTGCGCTCCGGCGCCGAAGTCCGCACGTTCGTCCAGGCCGCCGTCGACCGCTGGGGTCCGGTGGACATCCTGGTCAACAACGCGGGCCGCAGTGGCGGCGGCGTCACCGCCGACATCGACGACGAACTGTGGGACGACGTCGTCGACACCAACCTCAACAGCGTCTTCCGGATGACCCGTGAAGTCCTGAACACCGGTGGCATGCGCGGCAGGGAGTGGGGACGCATCGTCAACATCGCCTCCACCGCGGGCAAGCAGGGCGTGGTGCTCGGCGCCCCGTACTCGGCGTCCAAGCACGGCGTGGTCGGCTTCACCAAGGCGCTCGGCAACGAACTCGCGCCGACCGGCATCACGGTCAACGCCGTCTGCCCCGGCTATGTCGAGACGCCGATGGCGCAACGGGTGCGGCAGGGCTACGCGTCCGCCTACGACACCACCGAGGAGGCGATCCTCGACAAGTTCCAGGCGAAGATCCCGCTCGGCCGCTACTCCACCCCCGAGGAGGTCGCCGGACTGGTCGCTTACCTGGCCTCCGACACGGCCGCCTCCATCACGTCCCAGGCGCTCAACGTCTGCGGCGGCCTGGGCAACTTCTGA
- a CDS encoding ketosynthase chain-length factor encodes MTGQAVITGLGVASPNGLGTEQCWSAMLRGESGIGRISRFDPSGYPARLAGQVPGFAAEEYLPSRLLPQTDRMTRLALVAADWALADAGVRPEDLPEYDMGVVTASSSGGFEFGQNELQKLWSKGSQHVSAYQSFAWFYAVNSGQISIRNGMKGPSGVVVSDQAGGLDAVAQARRQIRRGTPLIVSGSIDASVCPWGWVAQLAGGRLSGSDDPGRAYLPFDAAAHGHVAGEGGAILVVEDAVAARRRGARLYGAVSGYGATFDPRPDSGRERGLRRAVELALADAGAVPRDIDVVFADAAALPEEDRAEAEAITAVFGPRGVPVTAPKTMTGRLYSGAAPLDLAMAVLAIAEGRIPPTINVEPAADYQLDLVTGAPRPAEVRTALVIARGQGGFNSALVVRAAD; translated from the coding sequence ATGACCGGGCAGGCGGTGATCACAGGGCTGGGCGTCGCCTCGCCCAACGGGCTGGGTACCGAGCAGTGCTGGTCGGCGATGCTCAGGGGCGAGAGCGGGATCGGCCGTATCAGCCGGTTCGACCCGTCGGGTTATCCGGCGCGGCTCGCCGGCCAGGTGCCGGGCTTCGCCGCCGAGGAGTATCTGCCGAGCCGGCTGCTGCCACAGACGGACCGGATGACCAGGCTCGCCCTGGTGGCCGCGGACTGGGCCCTGGCGGACGCCGGGGTGCGGCCCGAGGACCTGCCCGAGTACGACATGGGCGTGGTCACGGCCAGTTCGTCGGGCGGCTTCGAGTTCGGGCAGAACGAGCTGCAGAAGCTGTGGAGCAAAGGCAGCCAGCATGTCAGCGCCTACCAGTCGTTCGCCTGGTTCTACGCCGTCAACAGCGGGCAGATCTCCATCCGCAACGGGATGAAGGGGCCCAGTGGGGTGGTGGTCAGCGACCAGGCCGGCGGCCTGGACGCCGTCGCGCAGGCCCGGCGGCAGATCCGTCGGGGTACCCCGCTGATCGTCTCCGGCAGCATCGACGCCTCGGTCTGCCCGTGGGGATGGGTGGCGCAGCTGGCCGGCGGGCGGCTGAGCGGCAGCGACGACCCCGGGCGCGCATACCTGCCGTTCGACGCCGCGGCGCACGGTCATGTGGCCGGCGAGGGCGGGGCCATCCTCGTCGTCGAGGACGCCGTAGCGGCTCGGCGGCGCGGGGCACGGCTGTACGGAGCGGTCTCCGGCTACGGAGCCACCTTCGACCCCAGGCCGGACAGCGGCCGCGAGCGCGGGCTTCGCCGGGCCGTCGAACTGGCTCTGGCCGACGCCGGTGCCGTGCCCCGTGACATCGATGTGGTCTTCGCGGACGCGGCGGCGCTGCCCGAGGAGGACCGAGCCGAGGCCGAGGCGATCACCGCTGTCTTCGGCCCGCGGGGCGTGCCCGTCACCGCTCCCAAGACGATGACCGGACGGCTGTACTCCGGAGCGGCCCCCCTGGACCTCGCGATGGCTGTCCTGGCCATCGCCGAGGGCCGGATACCGCCCACGATCAACGTCGAACCGGCCGCCGACTACCAGCTGGACCTGGTGACGGGAGCTCCGCGCCCCGCCGAGGTGCGCACCGCCCTGGTGATCGCACGCGGTCAGGGCGGCTTCAACTCGGCGCTGGTCGTCCGAGCGGCCGACTGA
- a CDS encoding aromatase/cyclase, translated as MTTRQVEHEIAVEAPSAAVYRLIAEVVNWPRIFPPTIYVDQVERGDGEERIRIWATANGEAKSWTSRRTLDPERLRITFRQEVSAPPVAAMGGTWIIEPLSEVSCRVRLLHDYRAVDDDPEKLKWIDEAVDRNSRSELAALKANVELAHAAEEFTFSFEDTVQIDGAAKDAYDFIDEAGLWAQRLPHVADVHLTEDTPGLQTLEMDTRAKDGSTHTTKSYRVTFPHHRIAYKQVTLPALMTLHTGVWTFAENAQGVAATSQHTVVLNTANIAEVLGPEATVADAREYVRGALSTNSRATLRHAKDHAENKR; from the coding sequence ATGACGACACGTCAGGTCGAGCACGAGATCGCCGTCGAGGCGCCGTCCGCCGCCGTCTACCGCCTGATCGCCGAGGTCGTGAACTGGCCGCGCATCTTCCCGCCCACCATCTACGTCGATCAGGTGGAGCGCGGCGACGGTGAGGAGCGGATACGGATCTGGGCCACGGCCAACGGCGAGGCGAAGAGCTGGACGTCCCGACGCACCCTCGATCCGGAGCGGCTGCGGATCACCTTCCGTCAGGAGGTCTCCGCGCCGCCGGTCGCCGCCATGGGCGGCACCTGGATCATCGAGCCCCTGTCCGAGGTCTCCTGCCGGGTCCGGCTGCTGCACGACTACCGGGCGGTCGACGACGACCCGGAGAAGCTGAAGTGGATCGACGAGGCCGTCGACCGCAACTCGCGCTCCGAGCTCGCCGCACTGAAGGCAAACGTGGAACTGGCCCACGCGGCCGAGGAGTTCACCTTCTCCTTCGAAGACACCGTTCAGATCGACGGCGCCGCCAAGGACGCCTACGACTTCATCGACGAGGCCGGCCTGTGGGCGCAGCGGCTGCCCCACGTGGCAGACGTCCACCTCACCGAGGACACCCCGGGGCTGCAGACCCTGGAAATGGACACGCGGGCCAAGGACGGATCCACGCACACGACGAAGTCGTACCGCGTGACCTTCCCGCACCACCGGATCGCGTACAAGCAGGTCACCCTGCCCGCGCTGATGACCCTGCACACCGGGGTCTGGACCTTCGCGGAGAACGCGCAGGGCGTCGCGGCCACCTCGCAGCACACCGTCGTGCTCAACACGGCCAACATCGCCGAGGTCCTGGGGCCCGAAGCCACCGTCGCCGACGCCCGGGAGTACGTCCGAGGTGCGCTCAGCACCAACAGCCGGGCCACCCTGCGGCACGCCAAGGACCACGCCGAGAACAAGCGTTGA
- a CDS encoding SDR family oxidoreductase, translating to MGEQSLDTDVIVVGAGPVGLMLAGELRLGGARVTLLERLGAPTTESRASTLHARTMELLDSRGLVDSFGELPHDPRGHFGGIPLDLSLPGSHPGQWKAPQTRTEAVLQQWCVSLGADLRRDHELRGLVERRDRVEAEAAGPAGTVLLRARYLVGCDGEDSTVRRLAGIDFPGHDAVREMIRADVDGIEIPDRRFQRLPNGLAVAARRGDGVTRVMVHVYGGKPADRGGAPEFAEVCDAWRHVTGEDICRGTPLWLNAFGDASRLAARYRAGRILLAGDAAHRQMPVGGQALNLGLQDAANLGWKLAAVVRGRAPESLLDSYHHERHAVGARVLAGIEAQTTLLLGGPEVEAMRSVLTELTVYEPVRRQLAGTISGLEVRHDVGHPLLGARLTPAEVITDRGATTTAHLLRSGRGLLLDTSGEAARHAGLRRAAGPWLDRVDLVPAGPAQGVLPPGTDAVLVRPDGHVVWASGTEPHGPEAALERWFGPPARVPGVTGGVSRSYGRTRPSHAEPIEEKGGRTMDRLTGRTALVTGASRGIGRAIATRLAAEGALVAVHYAGNRDAAEDVVASIEKDGGRAFALQAELGVPGDVHDLFLGLEAGLKERTGSTDLTILVNNAGQMGGVSLEETTSEQVDRLFAVNAKAPFFTIRRALTNLTAGGRIINISSGLTRFANPDEIAYAMTKGAVEQLALHFAKVLAPKGITINSVAPGITRNGTPVFDIPEAVEQMAQLSAFNRVGEPEDVADVVAFLASDDSRWVTGAFLDATGGTLLG from the coding sequence ATGGGCGAGCAATCGCTGGACACAGATGTGATCGTCGTCGGCGCGGGGCCCGTCGGGCTGATGCTCGCCGGGGAACTGCGGCTCGGCGGCGCCCGGGTGACCCTGCTGGAGCGGCTCGGCGCACCCACCACCGAGTCCCGGGCCTCGACCCTGCACGCCCGCACCATGGAACTGCTGGACAGCCGGGGTCTGGTCGACTCCTTCGGGGAGTTGCCGCACGACCCCAGGGGCCACTTCGGCGGGATACCCCTCGATCTCAGCCTGCCCGGGTCCCATCCCGGCCAGTGGAAGGCCCCCCAGACCCGGACGGAGGCGGTCCTGCAGCAGTGGTGCGTCTCACTCGGCGCGGACCTGCGCCGAGACCACGAGCTGCGCGGCCTGGTCGAACGGCGGGACCGGGTGGAGGCCGAGGCGGCCGGACCCGCCGGGACCGTCCTGCTGCGCGCCCGGTACCTCGTCGGGTGCGACGGCGAGGACAGCACGGTGCGCCGTCTGGCCGGCATCGACTTCCCCGGCCATGACGCCGTACGGGAGATGATCCGCGCGGACGTGGACGGCATCGAGATTCCCGACCGCCGCTTCCAACGGCTTCCCAACGGGCTCGCGGTCGCCGCACGCCGGGGCGACGGCGTGACCCGGGTGATGGTGCACGTCTACGGCGGCAAGCCCGCCGACCGCGGGGGCGCACCGGAGTTCGCCGAGGTGTGCGACGCCTGGCGACACGTGACCGGAGAGGACATCTGCAGGGGGACCCCGCTGTGGCTGAACGCCTTCGGCGACGCGTCCCGGCTCGCCGCCCGCTACCGCGCGGGCCGGATCCTGCTCGCCGGTGATGCCGCTCACCGGCAGATGCCGGTCGGAGGCCAGGCGCTCAACCTGGGTCTGCAGGACGCGGCCAACCTCGGTTGGAAGCTGGCGGCGGTCGTCCGCGGCCGGGCCCCCGAGAGCCTGCTGGACTCCTACCATCACGAGCGGCACGCGGTCGGGGCGCGGGTGCTCGCCGGCATCGAGGCGCAGACGACCCTCCTGCTGGGCGGCCCCGAGGTCGAGGCCATGCGTTCCGTTCTCACCGAACTGACCGTGTACGAGCCGGTGCGACGCCAACTGGCCGGAACGATCTCCGGTCTTGAGGTCCGCCACGACGTCGGCCATCCCCTGCTGGGCGCCCGCCTGACGCCGGCCGAGGTGATCACCGACCGCGGTGCCACCACGACCGCGCACCTGCTGCGCTCCGGCCGTGGCCTCCTCCTGGACACCTCCGGCGAGGCCGCCCGCCATGCCGGGCTGCGCCGGGCCGCGGGCCCCTGGCTGGACCGGGTCGACCTGGTCCCGGCCGGACCGGCGCAGGGCGTACTGCCGCCGGGGACGGACGCCGTGCTGGTGCGCCCGGACGGGCACGTGGTCTGGGCGTCCGGCACGGAACCGCACGGGCCCGAAGCGGCGCTGGAGCGGTGGTTCGGCCCTCCGGCGCGGGTGCCCGGTGTCACTGGCGGCGTGAGCCGGTCGTACGGCCGGACCAGGCCGTCCCATGCAGAACCGATCGAAGAAAAGGGAGGCAGGACCATGGACAGGCTCACTGGCAGGACGGCACTGGTCACGGGCGCGAGCCGGGGGATAGGCCGGGCGATCGCCACGCGGCTGGCCGCCGAGGGCGCTCTGGTGGCCGTGCACTACGCGGGCAACCGTGACGCGGCGGAGGACGTCGTCGCGTCCATCGAGAAGGACGGCGGTCGCGCTTTCGCCCTGCAGGCGGAACTCGGGGTGCCCGGCGACGTCCACGACCTGTTCCTCGGCCTGGAAGCCGGGCTGAAGGAACGTACGGGGTCGACCGATCTGACCATCCTGGTCAACAACGCCGGGCAGATGGGCGGCGTGTCCTTGGAGGAGACGACCTCCGAGCAGGTCGACCGGCTGTTCGCGGTCAACGCCAAGGCCCCTTTCTTCACCATCCGGCGTGCCCTGACGAACCTCACCGCCGGCGGCCGGATCATCAACATCTCCTCCGGGCTGACCCGGTTCGCCAACCCCGACGAGATCGCCTACGCGATGACCAAGGGAGCGGTGGAACAGCTCGCCCTCCACTTCGCCAAGGTCCTGGCACCGAAGGGCATCACCATCAACAGCGTCGCACCGGGCATCACCCGCAACGGCACCCCGGTGTTCGACATACCCGAAGCGGTGGAGCAGATGGCGCAGCTGTCGGCCTTCAACCGGGTCGGAGAGCCGGAGGACGTGGCGGACGTGGTGGCCTTCCTCGCCTCCGACGACAGCCGCTGGGTGACGGGCGCCTTCCTCGACGCCACCGGCGGCACGCTGCTCGGCTGA
- a CDS encoding beta-ketoacyl-[acyl-carrier-protein] synthase family protein, with protein MTGRRVVITGIGVVAPGGIGVKDFWNLISEGRTATRGISFFDPSQFRSRVAAEIDFDAEAHGLSPQETRRMDRAAQLAVVAAREAVADSGLELQEQNPHRTGVTIGSAVGATMGLDQEYRVVSDGGRLDLVDHEYAVPHLYDHFVPSSFAAEVAWTVGAEGPSAVVSTGCTSGLDSVGHAVELLREGSADIMIAGATDAPISPITMACFDAIKATTPRNDDPEHASRPFDGTRNGFVLGEGAAVFVLEELGSARRRDAHIYAEIAGYASRCNAFHMTGLRPDGAEMAEAIRVALDEAKANAEDIDYINAHGSGTKQNDRHETAAFKRTLGEHAYRTPVSSIKSMIGHSLGAIGSIEIAASALAMEHNLVPPTANLHTADPECDLDYVPLTARDQLTDAVLTVGSGFGGFQSAMVLTRPGRRVA; from the coding sequence ATGACGGGCCGTCGAGTGGTCATCACCGGCATCGGTGTGGTCGCACCGGGGGGTATCGGTGTGAAGGACTTCTGGAACCTGATCAGCGAGGGACGTACGGCGACCCGGGGCATCAGCTTCTTCGACCCGTCCCAGTTCCGCTCCAGGGTCGCGGCGGAGATCGACTTCGACGCCGAGGCGCACGGTCTGAGCCCGCAGGAGACACGCCGGATGGACCGGGCGGCTCAGCTGGCCGTGGTGGCCGCGCGCGAGGCGGTGGCGGACAGCGGCCTGGAACTGCAGGAGCAGAACCCGCACCGGACCGGTGTCACCATCGGCAGCGCGGTGGGCGCGACCATGGGGCTGGACCAGGAGTACCGGGTGGTGAGCGACGGCGGACGCCTCGATCTCGTCGACCACGAGTACGCCGTACCCCACCTCTACGACCACTTCGTTCCCAGCTCGTTCGCGGCGGAGGTGGCCTGGACGGTGGGTGCCGAGGGGCCGAGCGCGGTGGTCTCCACCGGATGCACCTCCGGTCTGGACTCGGTGGGTCACGCGGTGGAACTGCTCCGGGAGGGCTCCGCCGACATCATGATCGCCGGGGCGACGGACGCGCCGATCTCTCCCATCACCATGGCCTGCTTCGACGCGATCAAGGCCACCACCCCGCGCAACGACGATCCCGAGCACGCCTCCCGCCCCTTCGACGGAACACGGAACGGCTTCGTACTGGGCGAAGGCGCCGCGGTGTTCGTCCTGGAGGAGCTCGGGAGCGCCCGGCGGCGGGACGCGCACATCTACGCCGAGATCGCCGGTTACGCCTCGCGCTGCAACGCTTTCCACATGACCGGGCTGAGGCCGGACGGGGCCGAGATGGCCGAGGCCATCCGGGTGGCCCTCGACGAGGCGAAAGCCAACGCCGAGGACATCGACTACATCAACGCCCATGGTTCGGGCACCAAGCAGAACGACCGGCACGAGACGGCCGCCTTCAAGCGGACCCTGGGCGAACACGCCTATAGGACCCCGGTCAGCTCCATCAAGTCGATGATCGGTCACTCGCTGGGCGCGATCGGCTCGATCGAGATCGCTGCCTCGGCCCTGGCCATGGAGCACAACCTGGTGCCGCCCACGGCGAACCTGCACACCGCCGACCCCGAGTGCGACCTGGACTACGTTCCGCTGACCGCCCGCGACCAGCTCACGGACGCGGTACTGACCGTCGGCAGCGGCTTCGGCGGGTTCCAGAGCGCGATGGTCCTCACCCGTCCCGGCAGGAGGGTCGCATGA
- a CDS encoding acyl-CoA carboxylase subunit beta, which produces MTTVRTLAAPDEGGTAQRGLEELARIKGEALQGADPAATERQHAKGKLTARERVDLLLDAGSFHEVEALRRHRSTGFGLEHKKPYTDGVVTGWGTVHGRTVFVYAHDFRIFGGALGEAHAAKIHKIMDMAIAAGAPLVSLNDGAGARIQEGVSALAGYGGIFERNTRASGVVPQISVMLGPCAGGAAYSPALTDFVFMVRGTSQMFITGPDVVQAVTGERIGQDGLGGADAHAETSGVAHFAYDDEHSCLEDVRYLLSLLPPNNRVLPPSTPCDDPADRPGDALLDLVPDDPGRSYDIRAVIGEIADHGEYFEVHSGWARNMVCALTRLGGEVTGVVANQPAALAGVLDIHASEKAARFVQFCDAFNIPLVTLVDVPGFLPGVDQEHGGIIRHGAKLLYAYCNATVPRVSLVLRKAYGGAYIVMDSRSIGADLALAWPGNEIAVMGAEGAAGVIFRREIQAADDPEAVRQEKIKEYRTRLMHPYYAAERGLVDDVIDPRRTRETLIGSLAMLRQKHAELPSRKHGNPPQ; this is translated from the coding sequence ATGACCACAGTCCGCACCCTGGCCGCCCCCGACGAGGGCGGTACGGCACAGCGGGGTCTGGAGGAACTGGCGCGTATCAAGGGGGAGGCGCTCCAGGGCGCCGACCCGGCGGCCACCGAGCGGCAGCACGCCAAGGGCAAACTGACCGCGCGCGAGCGAGTGGACCTCTTGCTGGACGCCGGGTCGTTCCACGAGGTGGAGGCGCTGCGGAGGCACCGGTCCACCGGCTTCGGCCTGGAGCACAAGAAGCCGTACACCGACGGAGTGGTCACCGGCTGGGGCACGGTGCACGGGCGGACGGTGTTCGTGTACGCGCACGACTTCCGCATCTTCGGCGGAGCGCTGGGAGAGGCGCACGCGGCCAAGATCCACAAGATCATGGACATGGCCATCGCCGCCGGGGCGCCGCTGGTGTCCCTCAACGACGGCGCCGGTGCCCGTATCCAGGAGGGCGTCTCGGCCCTGGCCGGGTACGGCGGCATCTTCGAGCGCAACACGCGCGCCTCGGGAGTCGTCCCCCAGATCAGCGTCATGCTGGGGCCCTGTGCGGGCGGGGCGGCGTACTCACCCGCCCTGACCGACTTCGTGTTCATGGTCCGCGGCACCTCGCAGATGTTCATCACCGGGCCCGACGTCGTACAGGCCGTCACCGGTGAACGGATCGGTCAGGACGGCCTCGGCGGCGCCGACGCGCACGCCGAGACCTCGGGCGTCGCCCACTTCGCCTACGACGACGAGCACTCCTGCCTGGAGGATGTGCGGTACCTGCTGTCACTGCTGCCCCCCAACAACCGAGTGCTGCCGCCGAGCACGCCGTGCGACGACCCGGCCGACCGGCCCGGCGACGCGCTCCTCGACCTGGTCCCCGACGACCCCGGGCGGAGCTATGACATCCGTGCCGTCATCGGGGAGATCGCCGACCACGGCGAGTACTTCGAGGTGCACTCCGGCTGGGCGCGGAACATGGTCTGCGCGCTGACCCGGCTCGGGGGCGAGGTGACCGGAGTGGTCGCCAACCAGCCCGCCGCGCTCGCCGGCGTACTGGACATCCACGCCAGCGAGAAGGCGGCCCGGTTCGTCCAGTTCTGCGACGCCTTCAACATCCCGCTGGTCACGCTGGTGGACGTGCCGGGCTTCCTGCCCGGCGTGGACCAGGAACACGGCGGCATCATCCGGCACGGCGCCAAACTGCTGTACGCCTACTGCAACGCCACCGTGCCCCGGGTCTCGCTCGTGCTGCGCAAGGCGTACGGCGGCGCGTACATCGTCATGGACTCGCGGTCCATCGGAGCCGACCTCGCCCTGGCCTGGCCCGGCAACGAGATCGCGGTGATGGGCGCCGAGGGTGCGGCGGGCGTCATCTTCCGGCGCGAGATCCAGGCGGCCGACGACCCCGAGGCGGTCCGACAAGAAAAGATCAAGGAATACCGGACCCGGCTCATGCATCCCTATTACGCCGCCGAACGTGGCTTGGTGGACGACGTGATCGACCCACGCCGCACCCGGGAGACACTCATCGGCTCGCTGGCGATGCTGCGTCAGAAGCACGCCGAGCTGCCCTCCCGCAAGCACGGCAACCCCCCGCAGTGA
- a CDS encoding MFS transporter, with protein MKPSPTASAGSTVRTPRKWGSAGWGLLLVLAGNMLIDSLEVSMMIVVLPSVGQALDLPLTVVQGLVTGFALGFGALLLFGGRVVELLGRRRVYLAALLGFAVASVAGGMADGPVVLIATRVVKGFCVALTAPTGLAILTTEFREGPARRRAVSVYTLVAACGFAGGLVVSGLLTGTSWRAVFLFPAPVVLLLFVLGLRLIPADPAQGQARRRYDLAGAATLLGALTALTVGIVSVPERGWTGSPTLGAFVVAVLLLTIFVRVERSSADPLVGSRVLAHGALLRSMLGAAALNGSYLGLLLLATVQLQTAEGWSPPHTALAFLPASLPLVLTAPVSGRLISRFGTRRLVALGAVGPPVGYALYLRALHPGTAYVTDVLPTMLLVGAGFALGFAALNVQAATEVPERDRSAAIGLYQTAVQTAAVLVPAVVGALLTSGGDRPALWLVTALGVLGLAVAVSGLRRRPTAGPASLDEQRS; from the coding sequence ATGAAACCTTCGCCGACCGCGTCGGCCGGTTCCACCGTCCGAACGCCCCGGAAGTGGGGCTCCGCAGGCTGGGGCCTGCTCCTGGTGCTGGCGGGCAACATGCTCATCGACTCCCTCGAGGTGTCAATGATGATCGTGGTGCTGCCCTCGGTCGGGCAGGCACTGGACCTGCCGCTGACGGTGGTTCAGGGACTCGTCACCGGATTCGCGCTGGGATTCGGCGCCCTGCTGCTGTTCGGCGGCCGGGTCGTGGAACTGCTCGGGCGACGACGGGTCTATCTGGCCGCGCTGCTGGGCTTCGCCGTGGCGTCCGTGGCGGGTGGGATGGCCGACGGGCCCGTGGTCCTGATCGCCACCCGGGTGGTCAAGGGCTTCTGCGTCGCGCTCACCGCCCCGACCGGACTCGCCATCCTCACCACGGAGTTCCGCGAGGGCCCGGCGCGCCGGCGGGCCGTCTCGGTCTACACCCTCGTCGCGGCGTGCGGCTTCGCGGGCGGGCTGGTCGTGTCCGGCCTGCTGACCGGCACGAGCTGGCGAGCGGTGTTCCTCTTCCCGGCCCCGGTGGTCCTGCTGCTGTTCGTCCTCGGCCTGCGCCTGATCCCGGCCGACCCCGCCCAGGGCCAGGCCCGCCGACGCTACGACCTTGCCGGTGCCGCCACTCTCCTCGGAGCCCTGACCGCACTGACGGTCGGCATAGTGAGCGTGCCGGAACGGGGCTGGACCGGCTCACCGACCCTCGGTGCCTTCGTGGTCGCCGTACTTCTCCTGACGATCTTCGTGCGGGTGGAGCGTTCCTCCGCGGACCCGCTGGTCGGATCGCGGGTCCTGGCCCACGGGGCACTGCTGCGGTCGATGCTGGGCGCCGCCGCGCTCAACGGTTCGTACCTGGGCCTGCTGCTCCTGGCCACCGTGCAACTGCAGACGGCCGAAGGCTGGTCGCCGCCGCACACCGCGCTGGCCTTCCTGCCCGCGAGCCTGCCCCTGGTGCTGACCGCGCCCGTCTCCGGCCGACTGATCAGCCGGTTCGGCACCCGGCGGCTGGTCGCCCTGGGCGCGGTGGGTCCGCCGGTCGGCTACGCCCTGTACCTGCGGGCCCTGCATCCGGGCACCGCGTACGTCACGGACGTACTGCCGACGATGTTGCTGGTCGGGGCCGGTTTCGCGCTGGGCTTCGCGGCGCTGAACGTGCAGGCGGCCACCGAGGTGCCGGAGCGGGACCGGTCGGCGGCCATCGGGCTGTACCAGACCGCGGTGCAGACGGCCGCCGTGTTGGTGCCCGCGGTGGTCGGCGCGTTGCTGACCAGCGGGGGGGACCGCCCCGCCCTGTGGCTGGTCACCGCCCTCGGAGTGCTGGGGCTGGCCGTGGCGGTGTCAGGACTTCGGCGCCGCCCGACCGCCGGGCCCGCCTCCCTCGACGAGCAGAGGAGCTGA